The genomic stretch CCGGATCCCGACGCTCCGCTGCCGGAAGGTGATGGCGAGCCGCTGCCCGCCGAAGCCGACGGTCTCGCCGCGCCGGAGGGCGATACCCCCGAAGAATGGGAGACAGCCTCCCGCGAGCAGCCGCTGCCTGAGAGCGCACCGGGCGAGAGCCGCGACGCGGCGCTCGAAATCAAGGAAAACCAGACGCTCGATCAGATCGACTGGCGCGAGTATCTCGAGACCTATTCGAACAATTGGCAGGAGAGTGTGCCGTCTTCGCCCGACAACGAGGACGACCATCGCAGCGCGCTCGAGAACACCTCGATTCGCCGCTCCAGCATCGAAGACCACCTGATGTGGCAGCTTCGGATGTCGAGCCTCGACGCGGAAGACCAGCGTCTGGGCGCGGCGATGATCTACAACCTCAACGACGACGGTTATCTCGAAACTCCGCTCGACGAACTGGCAGCGCAGCTCGAAGTTCCGGCCGATCGCCTCGAGCGTGTGCTCAAGCGAATCCAGCGCTTCGATCCGCCCGGCGCCGCCGCGCGCGATCTACGCGAATGCCTGCTGATTCAGCTCACCAATCTCGGGATGGAAGAATCGCTCGCGGCGCGAATCGTCCGCGACCATCTCGATCTGCTCGAGAAGCATCGCTTTGGCGAAATCGCCAAGCATCTGGGCGTCACGATCGAGGTGGTCGGCCAGGCGGCGAGGATCATCGCCGAGTTGGAGCCCAAGCCGGGCCGCGATTACGGCGGCGAAGAGCCGACCTACGTCGTGCCCGACGTCTACATCAGCAAGGTCGGCGAGGATTACGTCGTCACGCTGAATCGCGAGGCGGTGCCGCGGCTCAGGCTCGCGGGTTACTACCAGCGCGTGCTCAACGACGCGAGCGTTGCGGCCGAGACCCGCGAGTATCTGCAAGAGCGGCTGCGTTCGGCGCGATGGCTGGTGAAGTCCATCTACCAACGTCAGCAGACGATCTTCAAAGTCGCCAACTCGATCGTGAAGTTCCAGCGCGCGTTCTTCGATCACGGTATCAGCCAGTTGAAGCCGCTCGTGCTCAAGGATGTTGCCGAGGACATCGGCATGCACGAATCGACCATCAGCCGCGCGACCGCCAACAAGTACGCGCATACGCCGCAAGGTATCTACGAGCTGAAGTTCTTCTTCACCTCGGGCGTGAAAGCCTCGACGGGCGAAGACGTCAGCGCCGAAACCGTCAAAGAAAAAATCCGCGTCCTCGTGGAAGCCGAGGCGCCCAACAATCCGCTGTCGGACCAGGCGATCGCCGAGATGCTGCGCGCCAAGCAGATCAATATCGCGCGCCGCACCGTCGCCAAGTACCGGCAGGCCATGGGCATTCTGCCGTCAGCCAATCGCAAGCAGGTCGGATAATCAGGCCGGCCGAAAGGCGAATGAAAATGAGTTATAAGGCGGCAAAGGGTAAGGCGACTCGCAAGGCGGCGCGCTCGGCCAAAGCAACCGTGCGCAAAGCCGGCACCGCGCAGACCGTGGTCACGGTGACATTTCGTCACGTCGAACCGACCGACGCGATCCGCCTCTACGCCGAGCGCAAGCTGGCGCACGTCAGCAAGCTGCTCAAGCGGCCATGCGAGGTCCACGTCATTCTCACCGTCGATAAGTATCGGCAACACGGCGAGGTGACGCTGAAATCCGGCCGCCTGTCGGTCACCGCCGAAGAGGAAACCAAGGACCTTTATTCGGTGATCGATTTGCTCACCGACAAGGTCAGCCGCCAATTGAAGAAGACCATCGGCAAACGCAACACGCGCCATACGCGCGCACTCTCCACCGGAGAGGTCGCGACGGCCGCCGAGGAGCAATAGAGCGCGCATTGCACGGCGCGAATGGCGCGGGCCAGTTTGCCTCAGCAAAACGCGATTCGTCGCTGGCAGCTACCTGCGTTAGTGCGTTACCATTGCGCGGGACTTTACGATGAAGATTACTGACATCCTGAGCCGCGACCTGATCCTGCCCAATCTCGAAGCTTCCACCAAAGCCGAGGTGCTCCAGGAACTCGCAAAGGCGCTGGCATCAAAGCACCCTGAAATCCGGCTCGACGATTTGACCGCCGTGCTCGGCGAGCGCGAGCGTTTGGGCTCGACCGCAATTGGCGATGGCATCGCGATACCGCACGGCAAGCTGCGCGGCGTGACGCGCATCATCGGCGCTTTCGGCCGTCATCGCGAGGGCGTCGACTTCGAGTCACTCGACGGCAACCCTTCCCAGCTGTTCTTCGTGCTGGTGGCGCCCGAGGACTCCGCGAGCCTGCATCTGAAGGCGCTTGCTCGCGTCTCGCGGCTGCTCAAGGACAACGGCTTCCGCGACAAGCTGCTCAGCGCCGCGGCCGAAGACGATTTGTTCCGTCTCATCAAGGACGAAGACGCCAAGTACTAAGCTGCTGCCGATGCCGTCGGCGCAAGTTAGATGAACTTGTCGGAGCCCAGCGCGCAATCGCAGACTCGCCTCGTAATCGTTACCGGCTTATCAGGGTCCGGGCGCGGCACGGCGATGCACGTGCTCGAGGATCTCGGCTTTTACTGCGTTGACAATCTGCCGGTCGCGCTCGCGCCAAGTGTCGTCGACCTCGCGGCACATGGTGATACGGAACTGAAGAAAATCGCGCTCGGAATCGACTCGCGCGAAAGATTATTCTTTCCCGAATGGCCGCGATTCTTCGCCGAGCTGGAGAAAGCCGGCATCCACCCCGAAGTAATTTTCCTCGACGCCTCCGACGAGGTGGTGGCGCGCCGCTACTCCGAGACTCGCCGGCCGCATCCGATGGCCGAAAGCGGCGAGACCGTCGCCGAAAGTATCCGGCGCGAGCGGCTCAAGCTGGCCGAGATTCGCGAGCGCGCCAACCGCGTAATCGATACCTCGACGCTCACCGTGCACGAGCTGCGCGAAGTCGTGACTGCGGCGGTGCTCGGTACCGCGACCGGCAACTCGATGACGATCTCGCTCCTCTCGTTCGGCTACAAATACGGGATGCCGGTTGGGATGGACCTCGTGCTCGACGTGCGTTTCATCCCGAATCCGTTCTTCGTACCGGAGCTGCGCGCGCTCACCGGCGTTGACGACGCTGTGCGCGATTATGTGATGAAGCAGCCGGAGACCGGACGTTTTATCGAAGAGCTCTCAAGGATGCTCGACTTCCTGATCCCGCTCTACCGTCGCGAGGGTAAGAGCTATCTCACAATCGGCTTGGGATGCACTGGCGGACGGCATCGCTCGCCGGTGCTCGCCCACGAGATGGCCGAAAAGCTTCAGCGCGCCGGACTCGAAGTGATCGTTCGCGACCACGACATCGCAAAGTGACGCGCGTCGATCAGGTCATGATACTGCCGCAATCGACATTGAGCGTCTGACCCGTCATTCCATCGGCGAGCGGCGATACGAGGAAGAGCGCGACGCGCGCGACTTCGTCCTCGGTCGCCATCCGTTGCAGCGCGGTGGTCGAGAGAAATCCAGCGCGCACCTGCTCGTAGGGTTGCTTGAGCGCGTCGGCGCGGGCACGCATCACGCGCTCGATACGTTCGCCTTCGATCGCGCCCGGGCAGATGCAGTTGCATCGGATGCCGCGCGCGCCCCATTCAGCCGCGACCGTTTGCGTAAGCCCGATCATCGCCCACTTCGCCGCCGCATACGGCGAGCGCATCGGATAGCCGCGCCGTCCCGCGCCCGAAGAGATATTGAGAATATTGCCGCCGCGCTGCTTGTCCATCACGGGCAGCACGGCGCGCGTCGCGAGCCACGTGCCGGTGAGGTCGATATCGATCGTCTCCTGCCACTCCGCCAGCGACATTTCCGTGATGCGCTTGGTCGGGCCGGAGATGCCGGCATTGTTGACCAGGATGTCGATGCGACCGAACGCTTTGACGGTTTCGTCGGCCATCTTCTGGCAGTCGGCTTCCTTGGAAACGTCGCACGCGACCCAAATCGCCTTGCCACCGGCCTTCTCGACCTCGGCCGCCGTCTCCTTCATCTTATCGACGGAGCGCGCGGCGAGGACGACGCTCGCGCCCGCCTTGCCGTAGATGAGCGCGATCTGCTTGCCGATTCCGTAGCCACCGCCAGTAATAATCGCGATTTTGTTCGCCAGTTCGTTCATGTCCATTCCTCTTGAGCCCGGATAACTGCCGACTGTAGTGCCATCGATGCGCGCCGACAATCGCTGACGGTGAGCTTGTCTCAATCTATCAAGCGCACCTATCATGATTCGTTCTAAATGGCCGCCGTAACTCCCATCGGTAAACCCAGGCGCGCGCCCAAGCGCGGCAACTCGCCCGTCGTCAATTACATCAAGATTGCGATCATCGTGGTTTTGGTCGGCGGCTCGATTTGGCTGCTGATGAAGCATGCCGAATGGTTCGAGAATCCGGCGCTGGTCAAAACCGAGGTCGTGCAGTGGGGCGCATGGGGCCCGCTGGTATACATGCTGCTCTACGCCGTCGGGCCGTCGTTCCTCGTGCCTGGAGCAGTGATGACGATCGCCGGCGGGCTCGCTTTCGGCACGACCTGGGGCTCGGTGTACTCGCTGATCGGCGCCGATGTGGGCGCGATCGTCGCGTTCGGCGCGGGGCGATTCCTCGGCAGATCGTTCGTCCAGAGCATCGTGGGCGAGCGCTTCGAGTCGATGCTCAAGCGAATCGCGCGCAACGGCTTTCCCATTATCCTCTACCTGCGCATGGTGCCGGTGATTCCATATAATGCGCTGAACCTGCTCGCGGGCGCGTCGCCGATCACATTCCATGACTATTTCTGGGCCAGCATGATCGGCATGATCCCGGGCACGATCCTGTTCGCCTTCCTCGGCGACGCGCTGTGGCATCCGATGTCGCCGAAGTTCTTCCTCGCCCTGCTCCTGATCGCTTTCTCCGTAGGCTGCGGCGAACTCTACCGCCGTTACTCAAAGGTCAAGCTGGACGGCTGAGCGTGGATACGGCTGTCATTCAATTCTTATCCAGTGCCGCTTTTGGTTCCGTCATCCGAGCAACGTCGAGGGATGACGCTCCTTTTCTTTTCATTGATTGAAAAAGCAGTGGTGCGCGCGTATCTGCCGCCATTGAACCGGCGCGCTGCGTGCCTTCGATGTTGTGACAAAGCTGGCGCGGCGAAAACTCAGCGCAATCAATGGCGGGCAGGGACACCCAACCTACTATATTTTTCAGAAAAACCGCGGCGCGATCGTGGATCGTGCCGCGGTTTCTGATCACGCTTTCAAAATTTAATCAGGTGCCGGATTCCCAGCTTGTCAGGTAATGCTTCTGATCGGCGGTCAGGGTGTCGATCTTGATGCCCATCGCGGCGAGCTTTACTTCGGCGACGTCTTCTTCAATCGAGATCGGAACTTCGTGCACCTTCACCTGGAGCTGCTCTTCCTTGGCGACCCACTCCGAGGCGAGTGCTTGTGTCGCGAAGCTCATATCCATCACCTGCGCGGGATGGCCCTCGGCGCAGGCGAGATTGACGAGCCGCCCCTGGCCGAGCAGATAAATTGTGCGGCCGTTATTCAGATAGTACGCGTCAACGTGGCGCGTCACGTCGCGATCGATCTTCTTGGCGGTGTCATTGAGATAAGAGACGTCGATCTCGACATCGAAGTGGCCCGAGTTCGCGAGGAAGGCGCCGTCTTTCATGAGCGAGAAATGCTGCGAGGCGATGACGTGCTTGTCGCCCGTGGCGGTGACGAACACGTCACCGATCTTCGCCGCTTCAGCCATCTTCATCACGCGAAAGCCGTCCATCGCGGCTTCGAGCGCACGAACCGGATCGACCTCGGTAACGATAACGTCGGCACCAAGGCCACGCGCACGCAGCGCGATTCCACGCCCGCACCATCCGTAGCCACCCACGACCATCACCGAGCCTGCGATCAGCACGCCCGTCGCGCGGATAATTCCGTCAAGCGTCGATTGGCCCGTGCCGTAGCGATTGTCGAACAGATGCTTGGTCTGTGCGTCATTGACCGCGACGACGGGAATCTTGAGCGCACGATCCTTTTCCATCGCTCGCAGCCGGATAACGCCGGTGGTCGTTTCCTCCATGCTGGCGCGGACTTCCTCAGCGCGGTCCTTGTACTCGGTATGCAACAGGCTGACGAGATCGGCGCCGTCGTCCATCGTGATCGTCGGTCGGCGCTCGAGCACGGCGCGCAGATGGCTGTAGTAGGTGTCGCGATTCTCATCGTGGATCGCATAAACC from Candidatus Binataceae bacterium encodes the following:
- the rpoN gene encoding RNA polymerase factor sigma-54: MEVKLGQDLRLRQQLVMTPQLQQAIKILQLSLPELESIVQTELEQNPMLEPLDRSPAEAAAEGEMPDPDAPLPEGDGEPLPAEADGLAAPEGDTPEEWETASREQPLPESAPGESRDAALEIKENQTLDQIDWREYLETYSNNWQESVPSSPDNEDDHRSALENTSIRRSSIEDHLMWQLRMSSLDAEDQRLGAAMIYNLNDDGYLETPLDELAAQLEVPADRLERVLKRIQRFDPPGAAARDLRECLLIQLTNLGMEESLAARIVRDHLDLLEKHRFGEIAKHLGVTIEVVGQAARIIAELEPKPGRDYGGEEPTYVVPDVYISKVGEDYVVTLNREAVPRLRLAGYYQRVLNDASVAAETREYLQERLRSARWLVKSIYQRQQTIFKVANSIVKFQRAFFDHGISQLKPLVLKDVAEDIGMHESTISRATANKYAHTPQGIYELKFFFTSGVKASTGEDVSAETVKEKIRVLVEAEAPNNPLSDQAIAEMLRAKQINIARRTVAKYRQAMGILPSANRKQVG
- the raiA gene encoding ribosome-associated translation inhibitor RaiA → MSYKAAKGKATRKAARSAKATVRKAGTAQTVVTVTFRHVEPTDAIRLYAERKLAHVSKLLKRPCEVHVILTVDKYRQHGEVTLKSGRLSVTAEEETKDLYSVIDLLTDKVSRQLKKTIGKRNTRHTRALSTGEVATAAEEQ
- a CDS encoding PTS sugar transporter subunit IIA; the protein is MKITDILSRDLILPNLEASTKAEVLQELAKALASKHPEIRLDDLTAVLGERERLGSTAIGDGIAIPHGKLRGVTRIIGAFGRHREGVDFESLDGNPSQLFFVLVAPEDSASLHLKALARVSRLLKDNGFRDKLLSAAAEDDLFRLIKDEDAKY
- the rapZ gene encoding RNase adapter RapZ, which encodes MNLSEPSAQSQTRLVIVTGLSGSGRGTAMHVLEDLGFYCVDNLPVALAPSVVDLAAHGDTELKKIALGIDSRERLFFPEWPRFFAELEKAGIHPEVIFLDASDEVVARRYSETRRPHPMAESGETVAESIRRERLKLAEIRERANRVIDTSTLTVHELREVVTAAVLGTATGNSMTISLLSFGYKYGMPVGMDLVLDVRFIPNPFFVPELRALTGVDDAVRDYVMKQPETGRFIEELSRMLDFLIPLYRREGKSYLTIGLGCTGGRHRSPVLAHEMAEKLQRAGLEVIVRDHDIAK
- a CDS encoding SDR family NAD(P)-dependent oxidoreductase; translated protein: MNELANKIAIITGGGYGIGKQIALIYGKAGASVVLAARSVDKMKETAAEVEKAGGKAIWVACDVSKEADCQKMADETVKAFGRIDILVNNAGISGPTKRITEMSLAEWQETIDIDLTGTWLATRAVLPVMDKQRGGNILNISSGAGRRGYPMRSPYAAAKWAMIGLTQTVAAEWGARGIRCNCICPGAIEGERIERVMRARADALKQPYEQVRAGFLSTTALQRMATEDEVARVALFLVSPLADGMTGQTLNVDCGSIMT
- a CDS encoding TVP38/TMEM64 family protein, coding for MAAVTPIGKPRRAPKRGNSPVVNYIKIAIIVVLVGGSIWLLMKHAEWFENPALVKTEVVQWGAWGPLVYMLLYAVGPSFLVPGAVMTIAGGLAFGTTWGSVYSLIGADVGAIVAFGAGRFLGRSFVQSIVGERFESMLKRIARNGFPIILYLRMVPVIPYNALNLLAGASPITFHDYFWASMIGMIPGTILFAFLGDALWHPMSPKFFLALLLIAFSVGCGELYRRYSKVKLDG
- the ahcY gene encoding adenosylhomocysteinase, with product MATTASKRKAAPKARAIPNLPEYDVHDLGLATAGHKRIEWADRQMPVLRRIRERFSREQPLKGERLGACLHITCETANLLRALKAGGADVFACASNPLSTQDDVAAALVKNYDIPVYAIHDENRDTYYSHLRAVLERRPTITMDDGADLVSLLHTEYKDRAEEVRASMEETTTGVIRLRAMEKDRALKIPVVAVNDAQTKHLFDNRYGTGQSTLDGIIRATGVLIAGSVMVVGGYGWCGRGIALRARGLGADVIVTEVDPVRALEAAMDGFRVMKMAEAAKIGDVFVTATGDKHVIASQHFSLMKDGAFLANSGHFDVEIDVSYLNDTAKKIDRDVTRHVDAYYLNNGRTIYLLGQGRLVNLACAEGHPAQVMDMSFATQALASEWVAKEEQLQVKVHEVPISIEEDVAEVKLAAMGIKIDTLTADQKHYLTSWESGT